Proteins encoded together in one Fibrobacter succinogenes window:
- the cobA gene encoding uroporphyrinogen-III C-methyltransferase — MEKANNFGKVYLIGAGPGDPGLLTLRAHAILEKADVVVYDRLVSPAILGMCNTKAKMVDVGKMPTHHKVKQSEINKLLVKFAIEMPGATIARLKGGDPFVFGRGGEEALELVAAGVEFEIVPGVTSAIAVPAYAGIPVSHRGIATSFHIITGHEKEVDSRQSEVGSDSAIPAKAEISMPSSGEPVGLDFETLAHCPGTLVFLMGIGNMDFIARRLIECGKDPKTPLAFIEKGTTPFQRTVMATLETAGETIVREHVTAPAITIMGGVVELGKTLAWKKNLPLSGKRLVVTRAAKQSSEISARLTALGAEVIETPMIETRSLEKPLVMCHPERSETESKDPDQHCFADFGSLANFDILAFTSTNGVESFFKQLFAAGYDVRVLAGKKIASVGKITEKKLLEYGIRCDYVPEDHTGEGLGMLLRSILDERTLVNSLQTRDECGLTSSLSLSKGTESMNLDESRILLLQGNLADDTLLKLLPKATRWTVYETLPVAELPDWKREAVESADAVVFASSSAVENFSKILSSKFCQLSSQKAFCIGRMTESAACKYGFETVTSDETTMDSLVKKIVEYYTKES; from the coding sequence ATGGAAAAAGCAAATAATTTCGGAAAGGTTTATCTGATTGGCGCAGGTCCTGGTGATCCTGGACTCTTGACTTTGCGCGCTCATGCGATTTTGGAAAAGGCGGATGTCGTCGTTTACGACCGTCTTGTTTCACCAGCAATTCTTGGAATGTGCAATACAAAAGCTAAGATGGTTGATGTGGGCAAAATGCCAACGCACCACAAGGTAAAGCAATCCGAAATTAACAAGCTTTTGGTGAAGTTCGCCATTGAAATGCCTGGTGCAACCATCGCACGCCTCAAGGGCGGCGACCCGTTTGTGTTCGGTCGTGGAGGCGAAGAAGCTTTGGAACTCGTGGCTGCTGGCGTCGAATTTGAAATCGTGCCTGGCGTGACCTCGGCAATCGCTGTGCCGGCCTATGCGGGAATCCCAGTGAGCCATCGCGGAATTGCAACAAGTTTCCATATCATCACGGGGCATGAGAAAGAAGTAGACAGTAGACAGTCGGAAGTAGGAAGTGATTCTGCCATTCCCGCGAAGGCGGAAATCTCCATGCCTTCTTCTGGTGAACCTGTTGGACTTGATTTCGAGACGCTTGCTCATTGTCCTGGAACGCTCGTCTTTTTGATGGGTATTGGCAATATGGATTTTATTGCTCGACGCTTGATAGAATGCGGTAAAGACCCGAAGACTCCGCTTGCGTTTATCGAAAAAGGAACGACTCCGTTCCAGCGTACAGTGATGGCAACGCTTGAAACTGCGGGGGAGACGATTGTCCGCGAACATGTAACCGCTCCCGCGATTACGATTATGGGCGGCGTTGTTGAACTTGGCAAGACTCTTGCTTGGAAAAAGAACTTGCCGCTTTCGGGCAAACGCTTGGTTGTAACGCGTGCTGCAAAGCAATCTAGCGAAATTAGCGCACGCCTTACGGCTCTCGGCGCCGAAGTTATCGAAACCCCGATGATCGAAACTCGTTCTTTGGAAAAACCTCTGGTTATGTGTCATCCTGAGCGTAGTGAAACGGAGTCGAAGGATCCAGATCAGCATTGCTTTGCCGACTTTGGCTCCCTCGCAAACTTCGACATCCTTGCCTTCACGAGCACGAACGGCGTGGAAAGTTTCTTCAAGCAGTTGTTCGCTGCTGGCTATGATGTGCGCGTTTTAGCCGGCAAGAAAATTGCAAGTGTCGGAAAAATCACCGAAAAGAAGTTGCTCGAATATGGTATTCGCTGTGATTACGTTCCCGAAGACCATACCGGCGAAGGACTGGGAATGCTTCTTCGAAGCATTTTAGACGAAAGAACGCTCGTAAACTCGCTACAGACGAGAGACGAGTGTGGTTTAACAAGTTCCCTGAGCTTGTCGAAGGGAACGGAGTCCATGAATTTGGATGAATCCCGTATCCTCCTTTTGCAAGGCAATCTCGCTGATGATACTTTGCTCAAACTCTTGCCGAAAGCAACTCGTTGGACTGTCTACGAAACGCTCCCGGTGGCTGAACTCCCTGATTGGAAACGCGAAGCCGTGGAATCTGCCGATGCTGTGGTTTTTGCAAGCTCCAGCGCCGTCGAGAATTTCTCAAAAATACTAAGTTCTAAGTTCTGCCAACTAAGTTCTCAAAAAGCTTTTTGCATCGGTCGCATGACTGAATCCGCAGCTTGCAAGTACGGTTTTGAAACGGTTACCTCTGACGAAACAACGATGGATTCTCTCGTGAAAAAAATCGTGGAATATTACACAAAAGAATCCTAA
- a CDS encoding deaminase: protein MNSSRAKLRDEVYTQMMCAQARLSKDQNTQMGAVLVSADGRVISTGYNGAPAGFDDETVPYTREKQLLAYDLLDADTGDLISHHEFEANKYPFMVHAEINALHYARGKVPPGSKLYVIGFPCERCSLDISLSGVAEVFVTKDDYDPKSTLNNSRDTAYYMFAQAGIIVTLCGKRIRPVVSKPKKII, encoded by the coding sequence ATGAATAGTTCTAGAGCAAAGCTTCGCGACGAAGTCTATACGCAGATGATGTGTGCCCAGGCACGTCTTTCCAAAGATCAAAACACGCAAATGGGAGCAGTGCTTGTCAGCGCTGACGGTCGAGTTATCAGTACCGGTTACAACGGAGCCCCCGCCGGATTCGACGACGAGACGGTACCCTATACGCGAGAAAAACAACTCCTGGCCTACGACCTTTTGGACGCAGATACAGGCGACCTCATCAGCCATCACGAATTCGAAGCGAATAAATATCCGTTCATGGTCCATGCCGAAATCAACGCGCTCCATTACGCCCGCGGCAAGGTGCCTCCCGGTTCCAAGCTCTATGTGATTGGATTCCCATGCGAACGCTGTTCTCTCGACATCAGCCTTTCAGGCGTTGCCGAAGTGTTCGTGACCAAGGATGATTACGACCCCAAGTCCACGCTGAACAACAGCCGCGACACGGCCTACTACATGTTCGCCCAAGCAGGAATCATCGTGACACTTTGCGGCAAACGCATTCGTCCCGTCGTTTCCAAGCCAAAAAAAATAATTTAA